Proteins found in one Arachis stenosperma cultivar V10309 chromosome 8, arast.V10309.gnm1.PFL2, whole genome shotgun sequence genomic segment:
- the LOC130945641 gene encoding protein FAR1-RELATED SEQUENCE 6-like: MAVLMNYNLFVCAAVELGLDGSINGETIAHATIGEVSSRFADEDKIASCSFDPAYKQDQDGNITQDSSGGDTIPSAIPAVSVVSADEPYVGQEFDSEATAHAFYNAYATRVGFVIRVSKLSRSRRDGSAIGRALVCNKEGYRMPDKREKIVRQRAETRVGCRAMILVRKVSSGKWVVTKFVKEHTHPLTPGKGRRDCIYEQYPNEHDKIRELSQQLAIEKKRCAAYKRQLELLFEHIEEHNNSLSKKIQHIVGNVKEIEAEEQQRHR; the protein is encoded by the exons ATGGCTGTTTTGATGAACTACAATTTATTTGTTTGTGCTGCAGTGGAGCTCGGGCTTGATGGCTCCATTAATGGTGAGACAATAGCACATGCTACCATAGGAGAAGTTAGCAGTAGATTTGCTGATGAAGATAAAATTGCTAGCTGTTCCTTTGATCCAGCTTACAAACAAGATCAAGATGGTAATATAACACAAGATTCTTCTGGAGGGGACACAATCCCCTCAGCAATTCCTGCTGTATCGGTTGTGTCAGCTGATGAGCCATACGTGGGTCAGGAGTTTGATTCGGAAGCAACAGCGCATGCATTTTATAATGCATATGCCACGCGTGTTGGATTTGTCATACGTGTAAGTAAGCTCTCACGGTCAAGGCGTGATGGTTCTGCAATTGGACGTGCTCTTGTTTGCAACAAAGAGGGTTACAGAATGCCCGATAAGCGTGAAAAAATTGTAAGGCAAAGGGCAGAGACAAGGGTTGGTTGCAGGGCAATGATTTTGGTGAGGAAAGTTAGTTCCGGTAAATGGGTTGTCACGAAGTTTGTAAAGGAGCACACACACCCTTTGACACCTGGAAAAGGCAGAAGGGATTGCATTTATGAACAATATCCG AATGAACATGATAAAATTCGAGAACTATCTCAGCAATTGGCTATAGAGAAAAAACGGTGTGCAGCTTATAAAAGGCAACTTGAATTGTTATTTGAACACATTGAGGAGCATAATAATAGTCTTTCAAAGAAAATACAGCACATAGTAGGCAATGTGAAGGAGATTGAAGCTGAAGAACAACAGCGTCATAGATAG
- the LOC130945642 gene encoding replication protein A 70 kDa DNA-binding subunit B-like, translated as MSMSQHRGSMNQIVDRVADINPTKLGWNLVVGVVRLYELCSQSNPADVYSLEMVLQDEQGDRIHCSIPKGNIVVFKTLIRENGIYSMRNFIVKGNNNFVKTTGHKYKLNFYMKTCVSRLPSDTFHLNPFSYVPFPKIEAMVGMNRIHLLDFIGQVVGKENAQDMVTKSGQQSKCIALYLEDLEQNRMKCTLYGESVDKVISFMDKPENEPVILVAQLFKPHFYLNEVSVQNSLYASRVFFNPDIPDVVSFKNSLMKQGERASQPISHIDRQPQYSVSHELSAGAFPVKTIEEILNMTTETLCWVVGTIVSIEVGATDWFYASCKTCPRKVKENKDRYFCEYCGKVGFNPPLRYRLNVVITDGTGCVNVIIWNQEAKLIMGKPAGDMRDLSKSESTNSYPKAFDSLLERKFLFKISVGKKNISTLDQVYNVIKISDDVSLIGMYSSQASSAEIEGADPSVSNLLAISGQTDNESDGIGVAVVSLSKDSVMESNSDIGLETPAKSTGVEFVSNSTIMVGMDSPDVQGSSNKTTRRGAGKRKIE; from the exons ATGTCTATGAGTCAACATAGGGGTAGCATGAATCAAATTGTTGATCGTGTTGCAGATATCAATCCAACAAAGTTAGGTTGGAATTTAGTGGTTGGTGTTGTCCGTTTATACGAGTTATGCAGCCAATCCAATCCTGCTGATGTTTATAGCTTAGAGATGGTGCTGCAAGATGAACAG gGTGATCGGATACATTGTTCAATCCCAAAAGGAAATATTGTGGTATTCAAGACCTTGATACGTGAGAATGGAATATACTCGATGAGAAATTTCATTGTTAAAGGAAATAACAATTTCGTGAAGACAACGGGGCACaaatataaattgaatttttacatGAAGACATGTGTTTCACGTCTTCCCAGTGATACGTTTCATTTAAATCCTTTTAGTTACGTTCCATTCCCTAAAATTGAGGCAATGGTTGGAATGAATCGCATTCACCTGttag ATTTCATCGGTCAGGTGGTGGGTAAGGAAAATGCTCAAGATATGGTTACGAAATCCGGCCAGCAGAGTAAATGCATTGCACTTTACCTGGAGGATTTAGA GCAGAATAGGATGAAGTGCACCCTCTATGGTGAATCTGTAGATAAAGTAATTAGTTTCATGGATAAACCAGAAAACGAGCCAGTCATCTTGGTGGCACAGTTGTTTAAGCCACATTTCTACTTGAATGAAGTCAGTGTTCAAAACAGTCTTTATGCTTCTCGGGTTTTTTTCAATCCAGATATTCCTGATGTTGTATCATTTAAGAATAG CTTAATGAAACAGGGTGAGAGAGCGTCACAGCCTATTAGTCACATTGATAGGCAACCTCAATACTCTGTTAGTCATGAGCTTTCAGCCGGGGCATTTCCAGTAAAGACAATTGAGGAGATTCTTAACATGACAACT GAAACATTGTGCTGGGTTGTTGGAACAATTGTCTCCATTGAGGTTGGTGCTACAGATTGGTTTTATGCTTCGTGTAAGACTTGCCCGAGAAAAGTTAAGGAGAACAAAGATCGATATTTTTGCGAGTACTGTGGAAAAGTGGGGTTTAATCCTCCGTTGAG GTATCGGCTTAATGTTGTCATCACTGATGGAACTGGATGTGTTAATGTTATAATATGGAATCAAGAAGCCAAATTGATTATGGGAAAGCCTGCAGGTGACATGAGAGACCTGAGT AAATCTGAAAGCACTAATTCCTACCCAAAAGCTTTTGACTCACTGCTTGAGAGGAAGTTCCTTTTTAAAATATCCGttggaaagaaaaatattagtaCTCTTGACCAGGTATATAATGTAATTAAGATAAGTGATGATGTCTCACTTATTGGAATGTATAGCTCCCAAGCTTCCTCTGCAGAAATTGAG GGTGCGGATCCAAGTGTTTCAAATTTGTTGGCTATAAGTGGACAAACTGATAATGAGTCGGACGGAATTGGTGTAGCAGTTGTTTCTTTATCAAAG GACTCTGTAATGGAAAGTAATTCTGATATAGGGTTGGAAACTCCTGCCAAATCTACGGGTGTTGAATTTGTTTCAAATTCTACAATAATGGTTGGGATGGATAGTCCAGATGTGCAAGGTTCCAGCAACAAGACCACGAGACGTGGAGCTGGCAAACGAAAGATTGAGTGA